Genomic segment of Oncorhynchus keta strain PuntledgeMale-10-30-2019 chromosome 5, Oket_V2, whole genome shotgun sequence:
TCGTCTAGGATGGACAGGAACACCATCACAGTAATGTCTGGGCAGGTGGTGGACTTCTTCGACAATGACTTCAGGGAAATGTATGCTGTATCTGAGAATGTGGACCTTTACAAGGAGTTCCACATAACCAAGCCTCCCATGCCTGCGCCGGTACGGAAGGTGGTGGTCCCCAAGCCCCTGTTGATATCCACCTCCCGTTTCCAGGTGTCTCTAGGGGACTCTCGGGGGCAGGCTGACCAGAGGGTGCCTGCACATAAATACCACAACCCTAAGTATTCTCTGGTGGTGGGGAACAGTCTCGGGCTCACTGGGTCCTTACAGGACCTCTCCACACTCAGAGACTCACTGGGCGGTGGACTCGAACGGAATGGACTGTCGACGCTACTCCatgccaaagggggcagtagtGTGGAACTGGACACGGTCACTGCGAAGTCCCCCAGTTCTActgtggaggatgaggaggatgggaAGGGAGGTTCGCAGAAGCACCAGGTCTTAGGTGGAAAGAAACAACGCAGTTCTTTCAGGCTCTTCCTGAAAGGCAGAGGATCCAATCACAACAGTGAGACTATAGAGGAGGATGGGGCCACTCCTTCAAGCCCCTCCTCCACCCGCCCAACCCCTAGCCGCCCAACCCCCACCCCTAGCCACCCAACCCCCACACCTAGCCACCCAACCCCCACCCCTAGCCACCCAACTCCCTTCCCTAGCCGCCCAACCCCCTCCCTTGCCCATCGAACCCCCTCCCCTACCCACCCAACCCCCTCACTTACCCACCGAACCCCCTCCCCTTGCAACCCAAACCCCTCCCCTACCCACTCAACACCCTCCCCTACCTGCCCAAACCCCTCCCCGACCCGCCAAAACCCCTCTTCTACCCGCAAAGTCTCAGAGACGAATAGCACTGCCACTGATGACTTATTTGAGATGGTAGAGAAACCATCCCTGTTGAAATTTAAGAACAAAAAGCCTTCAAAACTGCCTCAAAGAAGTATGTCTCTAATGACCCTCAACAAAGGAGAGGATGATGGTATGTTGTTATATTCTACCATTTGTGGTTTTCATTTGTCTGCAATAGTCCCTCACGTGGACTGTTTGATGGCTCATCCATTCTGTTCTCCTTTCCCTTTAGGAAAGGGACACAAGAAGCCTTCCAAGAAGAACTGCATCCAGTCctgagatgaagagagggagg
This window contains:
- the LOC127930054 gene encoding protein FAM83F-like: MQRELRGKEELTVGKIPDTAAMAESQLLCMDEDHVNEKIPESKAEFYYCEEHRAALEQLLKNGDGAFKMRLKEDNVRDFLSAREIKWIRKTFDEYDSDSESEKGEYEKAQESNADSGVHSTYWPQMSDTDVPPLDIGWPGSTSFYKGVTRVSVHTHPPKNKGPHIKEVVRRLIQESNKVVAVVMDHLTDLQILQDLLDAAQRRGVAVYIILEARGMPHFLDMCTRLQITALHLRNLRVRTVKGSGLALSFGRLPGSLCSKYMLVDGEKVMFGSYSFTWSSSRMDRNTITVMSGQVVDFFDNDFREMYAVSENVDLYKEFHITKPPMPAPVRKVVVPKPLLISTSRFQVSLGDSRGQADQRVPAHKYHNPKYSLVVGNSLGLTGSLQDLSTLRDSLGGGLERNGLSTLLHAKGGSSVELDTVTAKSPSSTVEDEEDGKGGSQKHQVLGGKKQRSSFRLFLKGRGSNHNSETIEEDGATPSSPSSTRPTPSRPTPTPSHPTPTPSHPTPTPSHPTPFPSRPTPSLAHRTPSPTHPTPSLTHRTPSPCNPNPSPTHSTPSPTCPNPSPTRQNPSSTRKVSETNSTATDDLFEMVEKPSLLKFKNKKPSKLPQRSMSLMTLNKGEDDGKGHKKPSKKNCIQS